The segment GCATGGCCCAATCGGTTGATTTTTGGTCTGCTCTCCAAGGGATGGGCCACCGCCTGCTATGACGGCAAGGCGTTTTTTTCAGCGGAACATAAGGTTGCCGGGAAAGCCGTCTCGAATTCCGGCGGCGGGACGGGGACGGCTTGGTATCTGCTCGATACCACCCAGGCGCTCAAGCCGCTTATCATGCAGCTCCGGAAAAAGCCGCAAATGGTTGTTCAGGATGATCCGCAGACCGACTCCGTGTTTAAACGCGGTGAGTATCTTGTGAGCGTGGAAGCGCGCGGTAATGCCGGTTTCGGGCTGTGGCATTGTGCGTATGGGAGCAAGCAAGACCTGGACCCTACTGCGTTTAAGACGGGCCGAGCAGCCATGATGTCCTTGACCGACGACAACGGCGACCCATTGGGCATCAATCCGAATGTTTTGGTTGTGCCGCCGTCCTTGGAAGAAAATGCTTTGGAAATCCTCAAGGCCGAAAAACTGGCCGATAACAC is part of the Desulfovibrio inopinatus DSM 10711 genome and harbors:
- a CDS encoding Mu-like prophage major head subunit gpT family protein translates to MLVNKANLAALYRGLKTEFQDALSGVPSDYEKIADVLTSTTAIEDYTWIADFPALREWIGDKVIKQLSGFKYTVVNKDFESTIAVKRNDIEDDRIGAYGLKAKATGRAAGAWPNRLIFGLLSKGWATACYDGKAFFSAEHKVAGKAVSNSGGGTGTAWYLLDTTQALKPLIMQLRKKPQMVVQDDPQTDSVFKRGEYLVSVEARGNAGFGLWHCAYGSKQDLDPTAFKTGRAAMMSLTDDNGDPLGINPNVLVVPPSLEENALEILKAEKLADNTSNIWRGMAESLVSPWLSAIA